The window tcactacctatctcattctgggggtattccttagagactgccgcccatatccttaaccgagtccctactaagaaggttgccaaaacacctcacgagatgtggacagggaaagtacccttgttagcacatatcaaggtttggggttgcgaggctttcgtaagacgagatactcacgacaagctcgaacctcgtagtgagcgatgtattttcatcaggtacccgcagagatcctttgaatatctcttctatagaccgaatgacaatgttgtcttcgttgcgaggagaggggttttctgagagcgagaactcataagccaagcagacagtgggaggcaaatcgagcttgaagagattcaagaatcgattgatgaagaaatctctaccgctggcactcaacacgaggaggaaactccggttgaaccgattgacgagtccttacctctaagacgttccgaaagagttagagttcaaccctagttttatggttttcatattactaccgaaggggacacgtatattagtgatggtacactaataaatctagatgaacctaatagctataaggaagccatggcaggcccggagtctgcaaaatggaaggaggcaatggacagcgagatccaatccatgtatgacaaccaagtttggaatttggttgataatgtgcccgaacataagaccgttgggtgcaaatggatcttcaagaagaagaccgacgtggatggaaatgtacacacatataagacgcgattggttgcgaagggctttactcaaactcccagagttgactatgatgagaccttctcaccagttgcgaagataaagtctattagagtgatgctagctattgccgcatttcatgattatgaaatttggaaaatggatgtcaagactgctttccttaatgggaagttggctgaggatgttaacatggatcagctagagggttttgttgatctgaagcatccaaatagagtgtgtaagcttgagaagtccatttatggacttaagcaagcttctcgcagatggaatatttgcttcgatgagaaagtcaaagagtttggatttgtacgaagcgaagatgaatcatgcgtatatgtcaaagccagtgggagtatagtcagcttcctcgttctgtatatcgatgacatactactcataggaaacgacgccccgacactgcaggaggttaagtcctggctcgggaagtgcttcgctatgaaggacctcggagaggcttcctatatcttgggtataaggatagtgagagaatgaagtaagagactaccgatacaaagtaatgccaagttgagtaagactcaaagtccgagtaccgaagctgaaatagcagaaatgagccgagtaccatacgcttccgcagttggctcaatcatgtatgctatgacttgtactcgtcctgatgtagccttcgctttgagcatggttagtagatatcaagggaaccctggcagagcccattggaatgcggtcaagaatatccttaaataccttcggaggaccaaggaatggtttttagtcctcggagggagtgatgacttgaaggtgcgagggtatagtgacgccagctttcagaccgacagggacaactaccgttcacagtcgggctgggtctttaccctgaatggaggagcagtaacttggaaaagttccaagcaggaaaccgtagctgattcaacgtgcgaatcagagtacattgcagcgagcgaagcgtcaaaggaggcaatatggttgaataacttcattggtgatcttggagttgtgcctgccataaaggagcctatggaaattttctgtgataatgaaggagcggttgccttgaccaaggaaccaagggatcatggtagatctcgtcatatcgacagaaaatatcactttattagacatcgtgtagaagaaggacaactcgtggttaagaggatatcatcagaagataacccagcagatccgcttacgaagggactgagtagggttaagcatttgcagcatgctaggtgtattggactgaaggatgatattagtctagattagatagttttagaaacttgtaatagataaatgtaattaacatttgatgattaaataaaggagtattatttataagtaaagctactgtcttatgttaattaattaactattgtttcactttgcatgttttgacttcctgaataattgagtttatttagaataatcgaattattcaaacaatccacaatcgttcatatgttggaagtaggtatgaatgaagattgtcatgaattggtgtgtagattgtctaaatggtattagacatagcaaaagtttgctgcaacgttcatgagtgcttatgaactagttttgagcattggaacaaacccgcgcttgctgaaatcaccttatggaatgtgataaaaagggtgatcgcaagacgataatatcatatggtcttaaaatctagatatatggtttgttatttgttaattggttgtacattgataatgcgaaactgcatcaataaattgatgttataaaacacattgttgtgtataattgattaatgaataagtaaatgcatataagtcgaagtttatctgttacttttatcctaagagggtaaaagcgatatctcagccgctcgatgatttgatttgacttatgtgtcgggcccggtcagaactgaattgatgtgttcgattaagttctatgtcaaataaatctgagatcgagaaaccaactgctggacaattgattccatagaattgtccgcatgatatctaaacagaggactgtgcgatcccttatctaaaggacatgactgataagatcagagtttgacagcatctttgagagctacgattgctaatcggattatgcttgtatatatagttactagacttatccaagtgggagactgttggaatagtgtctaaggctacaactatatttggcaagtatttgacccggttgtgcatggtccttttgggttgccttcaccatagcaacttgataggatgatttataatgagagaagaaatattattaatatattatgagaataatataaggaataataatattgttatttgattaatataagccataaattaattaggaattaatttggtgacttaaagagattaattgaataaaggggcataaactgtcaattgtatgatagttgtattttgagcagtgatcccttatggataaggagtggtcgattttagggtttggaagagcctagaaaTCGTCTAAGGCTTATAAAtagggatattggattgcttagggcctaagttatctaattagggtttaagggtgaaaccctaggaggcttactagtataaatagacccatggggtcaaggaaatcggcactcttgcttttgaagaaaccttggccgatttctcaccctcctctctctctctctctctctaatcatcctcttgctaagttggtgtttgtaagccattagaggagtgacatttgtgactctaagttccaaggacaagaagattcaagcaagcaattcaaggtaatctttcagatctgatttcatgcattatgatatgaatgttatcattagatctatcaatcaaagtcttggatacattgtatgttcaattagagaaacctagatccaagcattagggtttgtatgtgcacataggaatgttcttaagGCTTAAACCCATCACTTAGAAGGgtccggggagtgacccaacgcattggacttagCCATAGACCTGGAGTTTATAGGACTCGaagagtgcatgagcagactcggcgagtccaaggcaatctcccaatcgTTGAAGATGAAATCGACTAGTTGTTCATACacctcggcgagtcaaggacatgaCTTGTTTGTAGAacgaggatgaactcgacgagttgttcatacaactcgacgagtcggatgaatgTTCATTCGAGGttgttttagaaggagaactcgacgagtcatttctaaactcgacgagtagaggcgtgAAGAAGGACAGATGgagggtagggactcgacgagttggaggcccaactcggcgagtcagatcagctggaagttgactttgactttggctttgacttggtcaggggtaaaatagtcattttaccctaagaacagttatCAGTGTCTGACTAAGTGTATTATGGGGATTATAGCCAgaggatcaccggagcagcagtcagacatctgtcgatcagcttttcagcagtcagccttatgaggtgagttaccttccagtaggggtgggtctaaggcaccaatgccggcccaccagtaggtgatTATGGTCGAGATGGTTATctatgtgataattgtctggttgttATATCTGTATTGAGTATATGTTAAGTAGTAGTAGGGCACACTAgccctggttaccggttgaaagataccaaggacgattatcggttgaaagataccgaaagggTGGATAAAACCCATGTATGTATAGTAGTACGATTATGATATGTCATTATGTTACTCCGTATGCTTATGTATGTTATTATGAAACCAATATGTTTATGACCTGTAATATGTGATAGGGATAGGGGTAAAGTAGTccccagataccggttgaaagataccaaaggggaggttagttcccggataccggttgaaagataccgaaggggagagtAGCCTccagttatcggttgaaagatactgaaggggaggATAGTTcccggttaccagttgaaagataccgaaggggagggtagctACCGactaccgattgaaagataccgaagggcagtgtagctcccggttaccggttgaaagatactgatgattatgtgctatgggtatgatgagggaactcactaagctttgtgcttattgtttcagctttggtttcaggtacctcttcgtgtAAGGGAAGGAGCCGGtagtgtagcagcgcatcacacacatccACATGTTTTCCGCATGGAGTTTCCTgggaatgtactctgatttatttCACTTTTGACAAAATGGTTTTTATGGTGACATGTTTTGGATTATTGAGACATTGGTTGTGACATGAGATatcattatgaatgtttttataacgatggtttttatgttataatttatttaaaacgaaataataataataataataataataataataataataatttaaaaataaaaaaaacaaatgaaaaaggtAAAAGAGTCATTCAAATTGTCTAGGGACCAAATCCATAAATAAATTTGTGATTTTAGACAAGTGgtgcaagttgaaaactttttggatttcATCAACAATCTTTTTGCTAAACACCGGGACCAAATTTGCACTTTAGCCTTTTCAATTTATTGCATTTTGGTATCGAATATAATTTAATCAAAACTTAAATTTTAAAATGCAGTTTGACACTGAACACTAACTACCCTACTATAgaattaaaactttttttttagtaCTATACTTCAAATTTGTATTATTTTACTACAATACTTTTAAAGTCACATTTATTAAAATACTATACCATTATACATTAACAATCATTTTTCAATATAGTTTACCattgaatttttaattttttttttatattatcaatttaaTTTCATTGTCTAACTTATCTTGTGGTTTAGTATTTTGGCGCTGTCAATCCAGAAgtagattaataaaaaaaaaactcaggGAACTCATGATTCATCCGATATTTAAATAATTCATTTATCAATTACTAGATTGAAACCTTCTCACGTTCAAAAATTGATAGATCCAATGTCACATTCAGTAAAGATTTATGATACATGTATCGGGTGTACGTAATGTGTCCGAGCCTGTCCCATGGATGTACTAGGAATGATACCTTGGGACGTATGTAAAGCCAAACAAATAGCTTCCGCTCTGTTCTCATGAGTCTCAAACCTACTATGATTACATTTCAATATAGCCGGTAGAAATATATTACAATGGTATAGTTAAAATATGTACTAATGTACCTGTTAAatacaattaaaaaataaatcacctaaaaatttaacttttttattACTATTAGCTTTGCCATACAGCCAATATCTTACAACAGTCTTGAAACAATGTTCTACAGCCAGGCCGGCCCAATTCCATTTCCCTATCACATAATTAATATTTGGGTTTAAATATTTCAGGAACGCGACgatttaattattttgaatttagcccaagtttatttaatattttcgtGAGCACTCTTTAAATGTCTAAGAGGGTGATTGGATAAACTAACTTATAGTTTATTAGTTTATAGTTTATAGCTTATTAGCTTACTAATTGTGAAACCtgtgtattacatgagtttattaaaaattaaaatttaatatcaatatttaaacattaaatattttataaaataatacttttaCATATCATAATGTAATCTTTTCaaacatttataaaaaaatcaaatcttCTTTAGAGCATTTATGAaactttattatcaaattaataaaatgattctctttccttatttgaaattttattttaaaaaatgaaaattctcaaaaaatgacaagtggaaaataataattctaaaactctcacaaaattacatgtggcaaaacttTTGAGaatttgacaagtggcaaaaaaacatttatttattagagATGATAGCGGTAAGAGAAAACAGTTCTTGTAAAAGTGTTTAGATTAGAAATAACCAATAAGCTATAAGCAAGATGATGCTTATTAAAGTTAGCTTATTTAACTTATCCCTACCATAATAAGCtgatttttattatttcttaTCCAAACATTTAAACTTAGCTTATAGCGGTAGAAATAAACAATAAGCTATaaacacattttttttttcttatcaaaCACCCTCTAATTGTGTAAGAGTGTTGGGTATATATTATTGTTATCAATTATGATGTGAAAATTCGAAAAGAAATAGATTTGTAATATCCAAGGATTTCGATGATTTAGTAATTTTAATTGTTATCAAAAAATTTCAAGAAAATTCATCTCTAGTGCGTGGAATTGAAAATTGCGTTTTGAAATTTGACACGTTTGGAACTTCTCGAGTGTATTCGAGAAGGGATAAGGAAGATAAAGTAATATTAAAGCTATATGCACAAAAGTGTATGATGAGACTTGAAAAGTGATAGAAAGTCAAATGAAATTTGAAAAGTCAGGAAAATTAATTAAGTCTAGGAACATGCTCGATTACAAGAATGATCAGGTAGATGACACATGGATTTAGGTTATACAGAGTAAAGAACTACAAAGAAAACATTatcttgagtttgttttcttctttgtttttgtttttgtttttttctaaAACATCTTTTTGAGCTTTTATGTTTGCAAGAGGAAAGAGACCTCAGAAAAAATACGGTTTGCTTTTTCAAAAGACAAAAGAAATATAATTGggatttttaaaatattttttggatgaaaaaaaaaatagtttctaATTTGAGAAGACATTTTTTAAGTTCTAATCCTACCATGGTATTTCTTTTTCCATCACCATTGCCGACACCGCCACCACCACATCTGCCTCCGCCACCACCATCTCTGCCTCCGTCACCACTACTTAAAGATGAGGTGATCTATATCCGGATAATAATCGGTTTGGggtaaaaaaaatgttaaacGGACCTCTTAGAAATCGGTTGAGAAGCAAGTTTTCGTCATTTTTTCGGTATTTTATGGAACTTTATTTCATTGTtggaattttaatatattttaatggCCAATaagaaatggtgccctaaacaaATGGCATCGTTTTGTCACGATGTAAGTTGTTTTTCAGTCATTTATGATCAATTATAGGCTCAAAACAtcatttttttacttttaatttctATAAAAATTTGTTTCTCCAGATCTAGATATAGAAGGTTGTTTTTAGGGTTAAAAAATTTCTTACAAAACCTCTAAATTACTAAAATCGtccttatggtttgatcaaaattatgtgtttggtccctaactttttttttttacatttggaTCATCCTATTTTATGAAGTTATTACGAATTTTGTCCCTACTAGACTTAAAATGATTATATTACCATTGGGTCTCACCCACCACCCACCCCCACATGACCACacttttttattgtatttttctgttTCAAAACCATCATCCCCAATCATTAATGGGTTCAAAGCTAGAAACGCTGGATTATTTGATTTCTCACCCCATTAGAGACATTGGAGCTTAATGGGAGATTCTACACCATGATTTTTTAAACACAATGGAGTTTCATCGAAGATAATGACTTTTCGGGAAGGATCTGTTCTCGACTGTAGAGATCCCATTGCTTCTGTTGAATGATGGTTTCAAGGGAGGGGATGGTCGATTTTCCGACATGGAACAATTTTCTTGAGGATTTTTCCAATTATGGAAAAAGGAATGACATAAACAATAACACTTTTTGAGTAAAATATAGGGTGGGGGAAGGTGGGCTCACATTTGACTtgacaaatataataaataattaataaaaagcttgaaataacataaataaaatttaaaataataataataataataagggtaaTATGACATTTTCATGTATGTCACGGACTCAAAACGTAATAAATTCATACAATAGGGACGGTCGCGTGCAAAAAGAAAACGTTATGGACCAAACATATAATTTTAACAAAACTACAGGGGCAATttcaataatttatttttttctatAGTATAAAAACTACTTTTTTGAAAGTTTCAAACTAGTTCATATGTAATATCTCAAACCGATACTAAACTGACTGTTTGTTTATAAACCAAATCGTTTTGTATGAAACTGATGTGTTTGTTAAAGTGGTCCGGTTTGGAATCTATGTTTTTATGGTTTGTGCACTTTTATTATGGAGCAAACCACGAAGACTAACATGATCAGTGCCGGCTTTGATCATGTGCAACATGGGCATTCGAACATGGCCTAAAATCTTAAgggcccaattttttttttttttggtagtaTAAGCAATGGGCAGCCCATTAATCTAAATTAATCAATAGAACAAGGCAAGGGAGTAGTTACGAACAGAAGCCGCAATTTGCAACACTTCATGATCATTAATTATTCGTTCGTTAAAAAAAAAGCAATTGGCAAAAATACAAAGCAATCGGCAAAGACAACAACTTAGCGGCTCAGCGTCATTCACTCATTTAGCAAGGGTAGACAATTTTTTTATGAGAAATTGAGGATTATCAAGGGTCAATTATCTGATTTTTTATCTCCTGATAATCAACCAATCAGATAAGATTTATAAGAATTAAGGATTATCAAGTTTATAGTTGTCAATTGCATACTTGATTGATTCATACTTTCATAGATTATTAGTTTAACAAAATATTGAATCATTGAATGAATTTAATATTTGATTATCAGTTTATCTACTATAGAAATCAGTTTAATAGTCAATAGAATACTGAATGAATGAATTAGTTTCTAAGATTCGTAGAAACCAGTTTAGTAGTTTAAATTATGAGTTTATGTTTATTGTAAAATTGTTTATCAAAATATGTTTATTGTAATTGCTTGAATGTTGAAAGTTGAAACTTATGAACTTGTAGTGATGAAGTCTAAACAACCATCCGGTTATCAAAAATGTAAAAAGAGAAAACTAGATGAAGAAAAGAGAAAGGTTGATGTCGGTGCTCTAGATAAGTTTATGAACAGATAACCTGTTGGAGAGCACATTGAAAAGCATGTTGAAGAGCACATTGAAGAGCACGAGCATGTAGAAGTAGAAGAGACAGAACAACATGACCCTATTAAAGACCTTGTTGATATATATGATCCAAGAAGGTGGAAAAAACTTAATTTGGATGAGATTAAAATTTTGGTTGAGAAAGGTCCTAAAAGAGATAGTAGTATTATGTATGGTCCCTACGATAAATTTGGTAGACGATTTTCTGCAGCTTTGTATACAAGAACTTTATCAAATTTGGAGAAGTGTGATAGAGAATGGCTAGTATATTCGAAAGAGCTAGACAGGGTATTTTGTTTCTGTTGTAAAGTGTTTAGAAAAGAGATTTCAAAAGGTAAATTGGATGGTGAAGGTTATGCAGATTGGCACCATGTTACCACTAGGGTTAAAGAACACGAAATTTCATTGGATCATCTTACAAATAGGAATAAGTGGTTTGACATGCGTAAAAGATTGAACTTGAACGAAACAATTGATAAAGTTCAACATGAGCAATTCAAGAAAGAAAGAGATTACTGGAAACAAGTGCTTTTAAGAATTATTGCAGTAGTGAAGTTTCTTGCTAAACATAATTTAGCATTTCGTGGATCCAATGAAAAGTTGTATAAAAAAGGTAACTATAAATTGTATTTTTTGTTCCAATTCCaccaaattttttttgttaattatgaTGACTGATTCAACTTCTTATTTGTTAATTGTATTTAACAGGTAATGGAAATTTTATGGGTGTCATTGAAATGTTGGAAGAGTTTGACCCGGTTATCAAAGAGCATGTGCGACGGATCACAAGTGAAGGGATTCATGTGCATTATCTTGGCCACCTAATCCAAAACGAACTAATATCTTTGCTagctgaaaaaaattaaaaaagaacttATAAAGAAGATAAAGGAAGCAAATTACTACTCAATCATACTTGATTGTACTCCCAATTCAAGTCACCAAGAACAAATGACTATAATAGTGAGGTATTTAAAGTTATCATATAATCATGTTACTATCGAGGAGTCCTTTTTAGGTTTTTTGAATATTGATGATACCTCTGGAAAAGGATTATTTGATATTACACTTGAGGAGTTAAAGTCTCTTGGTCTTCAAATTGATGATATGCGTGGTCAAGGCTATGATAATGGGGCAAACATGAAAGGAAACACGAAGGAGTGCAAAAGAGATTTTTAGATATAAATCCTAGAGCGTTTTACACTCCTTGTGGTTGCCATTCTCTTAATCTAACATTATGTGATATGACTAACAAGTGTATTAAAGGAAAGAACTTTTTTGGATTCATCCAACGTATTTATACTATCTTTGCGAATTCTACTAAGAGGTGGGAAATTTTGAAAGATAATGTTAAAGCTTGGAGTCTTAAGTCATTGTGTCAAACTCGTTGGGAAAGTCGGGTCGAGAGTGTAAAGGCTATTAAACTGCAACTTGTGGATGTACGGGAAGCTTTACTTCAAGTTGGAGAAAAAGATAATGATGCTGCAATTGCAAGTGAAGCAACTTCACTAGCAGAAAAAGAACTTAGTGACTTTGAATTTTTGGTATCAACTGTTGTTTGGTATGAAGTATTAAACCATGTGAATATTGTGAGTAAGAAGTTACGATCAAAGGATATGCATCTTGATAATGCTATTACagaaataaaaaaattgattGGGTACTTCAAGAATTATAGAGAAACTGGTTTTTTAAAAGCGATTGTTGAAGCTAAGGAGATTGCTATTGAAATGGGTATTGATCCAATATTTCCACAAAAGCGTTTATTGAAAGGAAAAAAAGGTTTGATGAGAATTCAAGTAGCGAAGAAGTTTCATTTACATTTGAAGAGAATTTCAGAGTCAATTATTTCTTATACATGGTTGATCAAGCTATTTCTTCTCTTGAGACAAGATTTGAACAATTCAAAGAGTATGATAAAgtatttggttttttatttccaCAAAATTTGAGGGGAATTGTAGATAAAGATCTTAAGTTATATTGTCATCGTCTTGAAAAACCACTCAAGTTTGAAGAAAGATCGGATAATGATGTTGAGGAACTTTATACGAAGTTGAAATTATTTGAGACATTGGAAACCAATGAATTTAGCAACCCTAAAgatgttttgaagtttttgaaagaACTTGATTATTTTCCAAATGCAAGCATTGCATATAGAATATTATTGACTATTCCAGTAACGGTCGCATCTGCAGAAAGAAGTTTTTCCAAATTGAAATTTGTGAAATCTTACCTACGCTCCACAATGACCCAAAAAAGACTTAACGGTTTGGCGATGATATCTATCGAGAACGAAATCTTAGAGAGTATAGACTACGAAGAGTTGATCAACCAATTTGCAATCAAGAATGCTAGGAGAGCTTCAAGGATCGTCGGTTAGCTGTTATGATATTTTATTAGTCATTAAAATACTTTGATTTTGCTATGTTTATTGCTATAAGGTTTATcatcattttaataaaaaattagtttatgtaatttaatttgttaaaatgttacgttaaGGCCTAAGGGCCTTTTTTCTCCATTTCGTCCTGGGCATTTGATTCCTCAGAACTGGCCCTGAACATGATCAAACTTATGACAAAGATCAAGTTTAAAGAAGTCACTAGCCCGATTAGTATGCTTAGACCCATAGCaagttcttgatctaagaagttTCAACATGCCATAATCCATCGTCTACAACGGTTGGTGAATTCAGCTAGTAGAGGTCTATACGTACATCAAAGCTTTGGAACTAATGAAGAagcataatataatataattcaaGTAGAAGTTTCAAAAATGCTTAAATAAGCACGCAATGGGCCAATTATGTTTTGGGCTAGCTAAATATCCATGGAATGATATGAATATTTAAGCGGTCTTTATATTAGTTGCTAGAAAATTGTAAAAGCCATTCGTTTTTGTTTATTGTGTTATAATGTACAATATATATTTTCAAGAAATATTTACTAAAATGATCATCTTTTTGTGGAATCTTTTGGATGGGAATCCAAAAACTTTTTTTTGTTCTAATATTTCATCATTCTAAGCAACATGGTTTTCTAGCCTTTTTAGAGATAGATTAATTTTCAAGGTTTTCAAATTAACATGTTGCGGGGTTCGTATTATATAAAGCGGTTCTTAAAACTTATTCTTGGTGGTTCCATATCATGTGGTGTTATTTTTAAGGAATAGTTACAAAAATGATGTACGTATAAGATCAATAAAACATGGGAGTAATTGTCGACTATCCCTAAACATCAAACAAAACACTAATCTAGATGAGAAATATTTCCATGGGTGGCTtgacatatcttccagagttctATCTTTTTTCAATTTGATTTTTAGGCTGGAGAGAGTGGTGCCATAGGAACTACACTCCCTCCTTCGACACGTAGGAGCCACATCATTTTTACCATACAAAATGTGGTTCTTTACCACACCCAATGAGTGGAAACCATAATAAAGAAAGAGAGAGGTGAGAGAaatgagaagagagagaaagacacataaataaagagagagaagaAGGAGGGTGCGACAATTTTTTGGGAGAGGTGCGGCCAAACCGCATATGGGGGACGGTGTTCCTGCCTATGTGGCATTGAGTGCGGCCTAAACCGCACTCCACTCCCTTAAGCCTAAATCGCACTCCACTCCCTTACGCTTAAGGGAGTGGAGTGCGGTTTAGGCCGCACTCAATGCCACATAGGCAGGAACATTGTCCCCCCTGT of the Lactuca sativa cultivar Salinas chromosome 6, Lsat_Salinas_v11, whole genome shotgun sequence genome contains:
- the LOC111908802 gene encoding uncharacterized protein LOC111908802 gives rise to the protein MTNKCIKGKNFFGFIQRIYTIFANSTKRWEILKDNVKAWSLKSLCQTRWESRVESVKAIKLQLVDVREALLQVGEKDNDAAIASEATSLAEKELSDFEFLVSTVVWYEVLNHVNIVSKKLRSKDMHLDNAITEIKKLIGYFKNYRETGFLKAIVEAKEIAIEMGIDPIFPQKRLLKGKKAISSLETRFEQFKEYDKVFGFLFPQNLRGIVDKDLKLYCHRLEKPLKFEERSDNDVEELYTKLKLFETLETNEFSNPKDVLKFLKELDYFPNASIAYRILLTIPVTVASAERSFSKLKFVKSYLRSTMTQKRLNGLAMISIENEILESIDYEELINQFAIKNARRASRIVG
- the LOC111908801 gene encoding uncharacterized protein LOC111908801, with translation MVFLFPSPLPTPPPPHLPPPPPSLPPSPLLKDEHVEEHIEEHEHVEVEETEQHDPIKDLVDIYDPRRWKKLNLDEIKILVEKGPKRDSSIMYGPYDKFGRRFSAALYTRTLSNLEKCDREWLVYSKELDRVFCFCCKVFRKEISKGKLDGEGYADWHHVTTRVKEHEISLDHLTNRNKWFDMRKRLNLNETIDKVQHEQFKKERDYWKQVLLRIIAVVKFLAKHNLAFRGSNEKLYKKGNGNFMGVIEMLEEFDPVIKEHVRRITRLFDITLEELKSLGLQIDDMRGQGYDNGANMKGNTKECKRDF